The Thermoclostridium stercorarium subsp. stercorarium DSM 8532 genome contains a region encoding:
- a CDS encoding glycoside hydrolase 43 family protein: MKNNSSEPVWQGDLENGYYRNPILFGDYSDPDVIRVGDDYYMVASSFNYMPGLPVLHSKDLVNWKVISYVVERLPFPNYDKPEYGKGVWAPSIRFHDGKFWVFFATPDEGIFMSTTTDPYKGWAPLTHVKKTRGWIDPCPFWDDDGNAYLVSAFAKSRIGFKSILHLSRMSPDGTCLLDEGVHIFDGNLNHHTIEGPKMYKRNGYYYIFAPAGGVKTGWQTVLRSKNIYGPYEDRIVMHQGKTNVNGPHQGGWVETQTGEHWFIHFQDRGPYGRIVHLQPMVWVDDWPVIGKDTENCGTGEPVDVYKKPDVGGVFPVQVPETSDDFDKNKLGLQWQWNANPQEKWYSLTERDGFLRLYALNNSNESGLLYHAPNILTQLFQAPEFTASAKLEFSPAQTGDKAGLVILGDEYMYLTIEKTEEGNKVACIYGSPSENGYREEVLESRTAESTTVIFRVDVRNGAVCSFSFSYDGENFVNAGRDFNATAGSWVGAKLGIFAMNTYSDSKGFADFDWVIVGKPGSTGRG, translated from the coding sequence TTGAAAAATAACTCTTCAGAACCAGTATGGCAGGGAGATCTTGAAAACGGTTATTACAGGAATCCGATTCTGTTCGGTGATTACTCAGACCCTGACGTAATCCGCGTAGGCGACGATTATTACATGGTGGCTTCAAGTTTTAACTACATGCCCGGGTTACCCGTGCTTCATTCAAAGGATTTGGTGAACTGGAAAGTAATCAGTTATGTGGTTGAAAGGCTTCCGTTCCCGAATTATGATAAACCTGAATACGGAAAAGGTGTTTGGGCGCCAAGCATACGTTTTCATGACGGCAAATTCTGGGTGTTCTTTGCCACGCCTGACGAAGGAATTTTTATGTCAACTACCACCGATCCGTATAAAGGCTGGGCACCTCTGACCCATGTCAAAAAGACAAGAGGTTGGATTGATCCATGCCCGTTCTGGGATGACGACGGGAATGCGTATCTTGTAAGCGCTTTCGCAAAAAGCAGGATTGGGTTCAAGAGCATCCTGCATCTGTCCCGGATGAGTCCTGACGGTACCTGTCTTCTCGATGAGGGAGTTCATATATTTGACGGCAATCTGAACCATCACACCATTGAAGGGCCAAAAATGTATAAAAGAAACGGCTATTATTACATTTTTGCTCCTGCAGGAGGGGTAAAAACAGGATGGCAGACGGTTTTACGCTCCAAAAATATATACGGACCGTATGAGGACAGAATAGTAATGCATCAGGGAAAAACCAATGTAAACGGCCCTCACCAAGGCGGTTGGGTTGAAACTCAAACAGGAGAACACTGGTTCATACATTTTCAGGACAGAGGGCCTTACGGAAGGATTGTGCATCTGCAGCCTATGGTATGGGTTGACGACTGGCCGGTTATAGGTAAGGACACCGAAAACTGCGGTACGGGTGAACCCGTGGACGTATATAAAAAGCCTGACGTGGGAGGAGTATTTCCTGTTCAGGTTCCTGAGACCTCCGATGATTTTGACAAAAATAAGCTTGGCCTTCAGTGGCAGTGGAATGCCAACCCTCAGGAAAAATGGTACTCACTGACCGAAAGAGATGGCTTTTTACGCCTTTATGCACTGAATAATTCCAATGAAAGCGGACTTCTGTACCATGCTCCTAATATACTGACCCAGCTGTTTCAGGCACCGGAGTTCACCGCTTCCGCAAAGCTTGAATTTTCACCTGCACAAACCGGAGACAAAGCCGGTTTGGTGATACTCGGGGATGAATACATGTATCTGACGATAGAAAAAACGGAAGAAGGCAACAAAGTTGCCTGCATTTATGGTTCACCCTCCGAAAACGGCTACAGAGAAGAGGTTTTGGAATCCCGTACTGCTGAAAGTACCACGGTAATATTCCGGGTTGATGTACGGAATGGGGCGGTATGCTCATTCAGCTTCAGTTATGACGGTGAAAATTTTGTTAACGCAGGCAGGGATTTTAACGCAACCGCAGGCAGCTGGGTGGGTGCGAAACTGGGTATATTTGCGATGAATACATATTCCGACAGTAAAGGTTTCGCTGATTTCGACTGGGTGATTGTAGGAAAGCCCGGTAGTACCGGCAGAGGATAA
- a CDS encoding glycoside hydrolase family 88/105 protein — protein sequence MKKYDNNYGVRMCDSVIKRHRLLPVKWSYDYGVVFEGMEKIWLKTGDEKYFRYIKDNMDIYVDSHGYIGHYQPHEYNIDNVKNGRTILMLYRNTGEKKYKLAASLIREQLRRHPRTKEGGFWHKMIYPYQMWLDGLYMGQPFYCEYGKLFNEPDIFDDVAHQIILMYEKAKDPKTGLLYHGYDESRGMKWADDKTGCSPHFWGRAVGWYTMAIVDVLDNFPENHEKRDRICEIFKNVIDAVIKVQDEETGLWWQILDMGGREGNYLESSCSAMFVYSIAKGIRLGILDESYSVYCEKGYEGIIRRFVKENEDGCLDYIDTCQVAGLGNNPYRDGSYEYYISEPRVANDFKGVGAFILACSEMEK from the coding sequence ATGAAGAAATACGACAATAATTACGGCGTAAGAATGTGTGATTCGGTTATAAAAAGGCACAGACTGCTTCCGGTTAAATGGTCATATGACTACGGAGTAGTATTTGAGGGTATGGAAAAAATCTGGCTTAAAACAGGCGATGAAAAATATTTCAGGTACATTAAGGACAATATGGATATTTACGTGGATTCCCACGGATATATAGGCCATTATCAGCCCCATGAATATAACATAGATAATGTAAAAAACGGCAGGACCATTCTGATGCTCTACAGAAATACCGGTGAGAAAAAATACAAGCTTGCGGCAAGTTTGATACGCGAGCAGTTGAGACGCCATCCCCGTACGAAAGAGGGAGGCTTCTGGCACAAAATGATATATCCTTATCAGATGTGGCTGGACGGGCTTTATATGGGACAGCCGTTCTACTGCGAGTACGGAAAGCTGTTCAATGAGCCCGACATTTTTGACGATGTGGCGCATCAGATAATTTTAATGTATGAAAAGGCGAAGGATCCCAAAACCGGGCTTTTGTACCATGGTTATGATGAATCAAGGGGAATGAAATGGGCCGATGATAAAACCGGATGTTCGCCGCATTTCTGGGGAAGAGCAGTGGGCTGGTACACAATGGCCATAGTTGACGTTCTGGACAATTTCCCCGAAAATCATGAGAAACGTGATAGAATTTGCGAAATATTCAAAAATGTAATTGATGCCGTCATAAAGGTCCAGGATGAAGAAACCGGTCTCTGGTGGCAGATCCTCGACATGGGCGGAAGGGAAGGAAACTACCTTGAATCGTCCTGTTCGGCAATGTTTGTATATTCCATTGCAAAAGGTATACGCCTCGGCATACTGGACGAGAGTTATTCCGTATACTGTGAAAAAGGGTATGAAGGCATTATCCGCCGCTTTGTAAAGGAGAACGAGGACGGTTGTCTGGACTATATCGACACCTGCCAGGTCGCAGGCCTTGGAAACAATCCGTATCGTGACGGATCTTACGAATACTATATCAGCGAACCCAGAGTGGCCAACGACTTTAAGGGAGTCGGAGCCTTTATCCTTGCATGCTCTGAAATGGAAAAATAA
- a CDS encoding glycoside hydrolase family 28 protein, with the protein MSYTTVFNITDFGAVPDGKTLCTEAFKKAVKKCEEAGGGTIYVPAGKFLTGPIHLVSNTNLHIDAGAVLLFSQNIEDYPLVYSRWEGEEAEVYSPLIYGDKVENVSITGHGTLDGQGEPWWRLQREKQLKYPRPRFICFQESERVLIQGIKIINSPAWTINPVRCNNVVIDGITIKNPADSPNTDGINPDSCRNVRITNCYISVGDDCVAIKSGVEYSKYRIPCENITITNCTMLDGHGGVVIGSEMSGCVRNITISNCVFEGTDRGIRIKTRRGRGGVVEDIRVSNIIMKKVMCPLVMNMYYFCGKGGKEPIVKDKNPHPVNEGTPVFRRVHLSNISAREAGACAGFFYGLPEMPIEDISFHDVYIHMADDAKPDRPAMMDDLEPMQKKGIYMNNVKNAVFSNVKITNHEGKAFTIENCENIRLTDCTE; encoded by the coding sequence ATGAGCTATACTACGGTTTTTAACATAACTGATTTTGGTGCGGTCCCAGACGGAAAAACCCTGTGCACCGAAGCGTTCAAAAAAGCAGTAAAAAAATGTGAAGAAGCGGGCGGCGGAACAATATATGTACCTGCCGGAAAGTTCCTGACAGGTCCCATACACCTGGTCAGCAACACAAACCTTCATATTGATGCAGGCGCGGTTCTGCTGTTCAGCCAGAATATTGAAGACTATCCTCTGGTTTATTCCCGCTGGGAGGGGGAGGAAGCGGAGGTTTACTCTCCTCTGATTTACGGCGACAAAGTGGAGAACGTTTCAATCACAGGCCACGGGACGCTGGACGGCCAGGGCGAGCCCTGGTGGAGGCTGCAGAGAGAGAAGCAGCTTAAATATCCGCGGCCGAGATTCATATGTTTCCAGGAAAGTGAACGTGTACTGATACAGGGAATTAAGATTATTAATTCACCCGCATGGACAATAAACCCTGTAAGATGCAACAACGTTGTGATTGACGGAATTACAATCAAGAACCCTGCCGATTCTCCGAACACCGACGGTATAAACCCCGATTCGTGCAGAAACGTGCGCATTACAAACTGCTATATCAGTGTAGGCGATGACTGTGTAGCGATTAAATCAGGAGTGGAATACAGCAAATACAGAATTCCGTGTGAAAACATAACCATAACCAACTGCACGATGTTGGACGGTCACGGCGGAGTTGTAATCGGAAGCGAAATGAGCGGCTGTGTGCGTAATATTACCATTTCCAACTGCGTATTCGAGGGAACCGACAGGGGAATCCGCATAAAAACCAGACGCGGTCGCGGCGGAGTGGTAGAAGACATCCGTGTAAGCAATATCATTATGAAGAAGGTAATGTGCCCTCTGGTAATGAATATGTATTATTTCTGCGGAAAAGGCGGAAAGGAACCCATTGTAAAGGATAAGAATCCTCATCCTGTAAATGAAGGGACGCCTGTTTTCAGAAGGGTTCATCTGAGCAATATATCAGCAAGGGAAGCAGGGGCATGTGCGGGTTTCTTCTACGGCCTGCCCGAAATGCCAATCGAGGATATCAGTTTCCATGATGTATACATTCATATGGCCGATGATGCAAAACCCGACAGGCCCGCAATGATGGACGATCTTGAACCAATGCAGAAAAAGGGAATATACATGAACAACGTAAAGAATGCGGTATTCAGCAATGTGAAAATTACAAATCATGAAGGAAAGGCATTTACGATAGAAAATTGTGAAAATATCAGATTAACCGACTGCACTGAGTAA
- a CDS encoding heavy metal translocating P-type ATPase yields MDFCQKSRGDILKKETLEVTGMTCAACAKAVERHVNKVPGVVSANVNLATERLTVEYDETAAGISDIYEAVKKAGYGIREIQKKREVVIPVMGMTCAACVKSVERVINKLPGILEVSVNLATEKAKVVYDPSQTRLSEIRHAIEKAGYKPLEADTGVKTDYEKDLREKERKTLLTKLIVSAVFTIPLFYISMGHMIGLPVPGFLDPDMHSLNFGLVQLALVIPVMIAGYRFYTVGFSRLFRFEPNMDSLIAIGTSAAFVYGLYAVYRIINGNAEYAHELYFESIGVIITLIMLGKYLEAVTKGKTSEAIKKLMGLTPKTATVVIDGKETEIPVEEVEVGDIIVVKPGERIPVDGTVIEGRTSVDESMLTGESIPVEKTEGSKVVGATINKNGTIKFKAERVGKDTVLANIIKLVEEAQGSKAPIAKTADIIAGYFVPAVMTIAVISAAAWLTAGESVTFALTILVSVLVIACPCALGLATPTAIMVGTGKGAEYGVLIKSGEALETAHRINMIVFDKTGTITEGKPTVTDIIPVNSIGEEELLLISASAEKGSEHPLGEAIVNSAAERNLSLLPSEKFEAIPGEGIEATVGQRKVLIGNRKLMENKNIPVTLGEELERLAGEGKTPMLVAIDGKEAGIIAVADVIKPNSRKAIEVLHRMGIKTAMITGDNKRTANAIASQVGIDMVLAEVLPQDKANEVLRLQREGFKVAMVGDGINDAPALAQADIGIAIGSGTDVAMESADIVLMRSDLMDVPTAIQLSRKTLRNIKQNLFWAFAYNTAGIPIAAGLLHVFGGPLLNPMIAAAAMAFSSVSVVSNALRLKRFKPAGEHTA; encoded by the coding sequence ATGGATTTCTGTCAGAAAAGCCGAGGTGATATCTTGAAAAAAGAAACATTAGAGGTTACGGGGATGACATGCGCGGCATGCGCCAAAGCCGTGGAAAGACACGTGAATAAAGTGCCGGGGGTTGTATCGGCCAACGTCAACCTTGCCACCGAAAGGCTTACGGTGGAATACGACGAAACCGCCGCCGGCATTTCAGATATATATGAAGCTGTGAAAAAGGCGGGATACGGTATCCGGGAAATACAAAAAAAAAGGGAGGTTGTCATACCCGTAATGGGCATGACGTGCGCCGCCTGTGTAAAAAGTGTGGAGAGAGTCATAAATAAGCTTCCCGGGATACTTGAGGTCAGCGTAAATTTAGCCACGGAAAAGGCAAAAGTCGTATATGATCCTTCGCAGACACGGCTTTCAGAGATAAGGCATGCCATTGAAAAGGCGGGTTATAAGCCCCTTGAGGCTGATACCGGCGTAAAAACCGATTATGAAAAGGATCTCAGGGAAAAGGAAAGAAAAACATTGCTTACAAAACTGATTGTTTCAGCAGTATTCACCATCCCCCTTTTCTATATTTCAATGGGGCATATGATAGGGTTGCCTGTGCCCGGATTTCTGGATCCCGACATGCATTCTCTGAACTTCGGTCTGGTTCAGCTTGCTCTTGTGATACCTGTAATGATAGCAGGTTACAGGTTCTACACCGTTGGTTTTTCCAGGCTTTTCAGGTTTGAGCCGAATATGGATTCCCTTATTGCGATAGGCACAAGTGCGGCGTTTGTTTACGGACTGTACGCCGTTTACAGGATAATAAACGGGAATGCCGAATATGCCCATGAACTTTATTTTGAATCAATAGGCGTGATAATAACATTGATTATGCTCGGAAAATACCTTGAAGCGGTAACAAAAGGGAAAACTTCCGAGGCAATAAAAAAGCTGATGGGCCTTACGCCCAAGACGGCTACGGTTGTGATTGACGGTAAGGAGACCGAAATACCGGTGGAAGAAGTTGAAGTGGGAGACATAATTGTCGTTAAACCCGGGGAACGCATACCGGTTGACGGCACGGTAATAGAAGGAAGGACATCGGTTGATGAATCCATGCTTACCGGTGAGAGCATACCTGTTGAAAAAACCGAAGGCAGTAAAGTGGTGGGCGCCACCATAAACAAAAACGGAACCATTAAATTTAAGGCAGAGCGAGTGGGAAAGGACACCGTTCTTGCGAACATTATAAAACTTGTGGAAGAGGCCCAGGGTTCAAAGGCCCCGATTGCGAAAACGGCGGATATAATCGCGGGTTATTTTGTACCTGCCGTTATGACTATAGCAGTAATATCGGCGGCTGCATGGCTGACAGCGGGAGAGTCGGTGACTTTTGCGCTCACAATCCTGGTTTCGGTTCTTGTTATAGCATGTCCGTGCGCCCTTGGGCTTGCAACGCCCACGGCGATAATGGTGGGAACGGGGAAGGGCGCGGAATACGGCGTGCTGATTAAAAGCGGTGAAGCTCTTGAGACGGCTCATAGGATTAACATGATAGTGTTTGACAAAACCGGCACAATAACCGAAGGCAAACCAACAGTAACCGACATTATTCCGGTTAACAGCATCGGCGAAGAAGAGCTTCTTCTGATTTCGGCCTCTGCCGAAAAGGGCTCGGAACACCCGTTGGGTGAAGCGATTGTTAACAGTGCCGCAGAAAGGAATTTGAGTCTGCTGCCGTCTGAAAAATTTGAGGCCATCCCGGGTGAAGGCATTGAGGCGACGGTTGGGCAAAGAAAAGTTCTTATCGGAAACAGAAAACTTATGGAGAACAAAAATATACCGGTAACTCTGGGCGAAGAACTTGAAAGGCTTGCGGGAGAAGGGAAGACACCGATGCTTGTCGCAATCGACGGTAAAGAGGCAGGTATCATAGCCGTTGCCGATGTTATTAAACCAAACAGCCGAAAAGCTATAGAAGTATTGCACAGAATGGGTATAAAAACCGCCATGATAACGGGGGACAATAAAAGAACCGCAAATGCGATTGCATCGCAGGTGGGAATTGACATGGTTCTTGCCGAAGTGCTCCCCCAGGATAAGGCAAACGAGGTTTTGAGGCTTCAGAGGGAAGGATTTAAGGTGGCAATGGTGGGGGACGGCATAAACGATGCACCGGCGCTGGCGCAGGCCGATATCGGGATAGCGATCGGCTCGGGCACCGACGTGGCGATGGAATCGGCTGATATTGTACTTATGAGAAGTGACTTAATGGACGTACCCACCGCAATCCAGCTAAGCAGAAAAACGCTGAGAAATATAAAGCAGAATTTGTTCTGGGCTTTTGCCTACAATACCG